In a single window of the Stigmatopora nigra isolate UIUO_SnigA chromosome 7, RoL_Snig_1.1, whole genome shotgun sequence genome:
- the LOC144199116 gene encoding uncharacterized protein LOC144199116, with the protein MTTEASAVSEADTEGKQKASTAEPEPENKQSPEATASEPVGEPSSTKAEGQAPEPGAADATSTPEEEQLKPRTRTSAGKGLSRLFSSFLKRRSQCSEGEGFEAEKAKEEKEGEAAEVEVKEEKKKTEEKDALVEDTESKEVEKSEEKEPKEEKKTEPEKLEKKGSKKKKKESKKKTEESDTAKVKTPEENKEEEQEKKREEDEKTEQKEEAKAEEAAEKEETLPETKEEKKKITTEEKATETDPETKEEEKADKKGVKKKEREERVKKKEEEKARKKAEEEEKAKKREEEKEKKKEEEKAKEAEKAKKREEEKAKKKEEEEKSKEEKLKKKEEEEKSKEEKLKKKEEEKLKEAKKKEEEKLKEAQKKEEEKLKEAKKKEEEILKEDKKKEEEKLKEDKKKEEEKLKEAKKKEEEKLKEDKKKEEEKLKEAKKKEEEKLKEDKKKEEEKLKEDKKREEEKLKEAKKKEEETLKAAKKKEEEKSKEAKKEEERAKKKADGKQQEDKGKKKEKVKKGKREKDKGSSQTRAAAPIADPEPELKTEPETEQAPDQHSLSSAEMQPAPEEPKEEVAIKEEPEEVANDEEVAEIKDEDVDEEEKEAKGEENPKDEKSSEEKKTEKKGDDAKGSKRQKTIQCKVTLLDDTQLECELDVSDLTTY; encoded by the exons ATGACAACAGAGGCAAGTGCCGTAAGCGAGGCGGACACTGAAGGCAAGCAGAAGGCGAGCACTGCTGAACCTGAACCTGAGAACAAGCAGAGTCCAGAGGCAACCGCATCTGAGCCAGTAGGGGAGCCGTCCAGTACTAAGGCAGAAGGACAGGCGCCCGAACCCGGCGCTGCCGATGCGACCTCCACCCCTGAAGAGGAGCAGCTGAAGCCTCGCACGCGAACATCGGCTGGAAAAGGCCTGTCTCGcctcttttcttctttcctTAAACGCCGTTCACAGTGCTCAGAAGGTGAGGGCTTTGAGGCCGAGAAAGCAAAGGAGGAAAAAGAAGGAGAAGCTGCTGAAGTTGAAGTaaaggaagaaaagaagaaaaccgAAGAGAAGGATGCTCTCGTAGAGGACACAGAGTCCAAAGAGGTTGAGAAGAGTGAAGAGAAAGAgccaaaggaggaaaaaaagacagagcCGGAGAAACTAGAGAAGAAGGGCagtaagaagaaaaagaaagaaagcaagaagaaaactgaGGAAAGTGACACTGCGAAAGTGAAAACCCCAGAGGAGAACAAGGAAGAGGAGCAAGAGAAGAAGAGAGAGGAGGACGAAAAGACAGAGCAAAAGGAGGAGGCTAAAGCAGAAGAGGCtgcagaaaaagaagaaacacTTCCGGAGacaaaagaagagaagaagaagataaCTACTGAAGAAAAAGCTACTGAAACTGATCCCGAAACTAAGGAGGAAGAAAAGGCTGATAAAAAGGGAGTGAAGAAAAAGGAAAGAGAGGAAAGAGTCAAGAAAAAGGAAGAAGAGAAAGCGAGGAAAAAagcagaggaagaagaaaaggcCAAGAAaagggaggaggagaaggagaagaagaaagaggaagagaaggcaaAGGAGGctgaaaaagcaaagaaaagagaggaggagaaggctaaaaagaaagaggaagaggagaagtCCAAGGAGgagaaattgaaaaagaaagaggaagaggagaaatCCAAGGAggagaaattaaaaaagaaagaggaggaaaaattAAAGGAGGCCaaaaagaaagaggaggagaaatTGAAGGAAGCCcaaaagaaagaggaggagaaatTAAAGGAGGCcaaaaagaaggaggaggaaatTTTGAAggaggacaaaaagaaagaggaggaaaaattgaaggaggacaaaaagaaagaggaagaaaaattgaAGGAGGCCAAaaagaaagaggaggaaaaattgaaagaggacaaaaagaaagaggaagaaaaattgaaagaggccaaaaagaaagaggaggaaaaattgaaggaggacaaaaagaaagaagaagaaaaattgaaggaggacaaaaagagagaggaagaaaaattgaAGGAGGCCAAAAAGAAAGAGGAGGAAACCTTGAAAGCGgctaaaaagaaagaagaggagAAATCCAAAGAGGctaaaaaggaggaagaaaggGCCAAGAAGAAGGCAGATGGTAAACAGCAAGAAGACAAAggcaagaaaaaagaaaaagtaaaaaaaggaaagagagaAAAGGATAAGGGGTCCAGTCAGACACGGGCTGCAGCACCAATTGCTGATCCAGAACCAGAACTTAAAACTGAGCCTGAAACTGAGCAAGCTCCAGATCAACACTCTCTCAGCAGTGCAGAGATGCAG CCAGCTCCAGAGGAACCCAAGGAAGAAGTTGCAATCAAGGAGGAACCCGAAGAAGTAGCCAATGATGAAGAAGTTGCAGAGATTAAAGATGAAGATGTAGACGAAGAGGAGAAGGAAGCAAAGGGAGAAGAAAATCCCAAGGATGAAAAGTCTTCTGAAGAAAAGAAGACTGAGAAGAAGGGTGATGATGCTAAAGGCTCCAAACGACAGAAAACCATTCAGTGCAAAGTCACTTTACTGGATGACACTCAATTGGAGTGTGAGCTTGATGTAAGTGATCTCACGACATACTGA
- the LOC144199810 gene encoding potassium channel subfamily K member 5-like, giving the protein MADHGPILTSCIIFYLSIGGAIFQILEEPNWEIAKNKYIFEKEQVLKRYPCLGKEDLEEILKVVSEAAGQGVLITGDKYHKIWDWGNSVIFAATIVTTIGYGNVAPKTKGGQVFCIIYGLCGIPLCLVWLSKLGSFFGDRAKRLSQILIRRNVPVKRIQLICTAIFLLWGLLVHLVFPPLVLMSLEGWSYLEGLYFSFITLTTVGFGDYVAGVNPNIDYPRLYKVLAEIWIYMGLAWLSLFFSWNVNMVVKAHKVFKNRRKRRPSYDDEPESEEDTPNSDVERPRVIDIFSFLSQKDNDYSTVIKEIGLQAKPSVNDVFNRSKSCSDIGAISIETLDHSPRHRYLKSISEVFITPNSDECQENYTTECVKAQDELIECNGKNGLPNEGIIFTVPTCPRFPEVFITPKSDACQENSTTGDTAECVKAQDEFIESKGKNGLPNDGIIFTVPTSESTQGTSVQPNDCVNRFIISKVEEDVLLDKDEKG; this is encoded by the exons ATGGCTGATCACGGTCCGATTTTAACATCGTGCATCATCTTTTATCTGTCCATTGGAGGGGCGATATTCCAAATTCTGGAGGAGCCCAACTGGGAAATAGCCaagaacaaatacatttttgaaaaagaacAGGTTTTGAAGAGATATCCATGCCTTGGGAAAGAAGATCTTGAAGAAATACTAAAG GTAGTTTCAGAAGCTGCAGGCCAAGGTGTGCTGATCACTGGGGACAAATATCACAAAATATGGGACTGGGGAAACTCTGTCATCTTTGCAGCAACCATTGTCACAACAATAG GATATGGTAATGTTGCCCCCAAAACTAAAGGGGGTCAAGTATTCTGCATCATTTATGGTTTGTGCGGCATTCCACTGTGTCTGGTGTGGCTAAGTAAACTGGGTTCATTCTTTGGAGACCGGGCAAAGCGTTTGTCCCAGATTCTCATCCGCAGAAATGTGCCAGTG AAACGTATCCAGCTTATTTGCAcagctatttttttgttatggggGCTTTTGGTGCACTTGGTGTTCCCTCCACTTGTTTTAATGTCCCTGGAAGGATGGAGCTACTTGGAAGGCCTCTATTTTTCTTTCATCACCCTTACAACTGTTGGTTTTGGAGATTACGTTGCAG GGGTGAATCCAAACATTGACTATCCGAGGTTATACAAGGTGTTAGCAGAGATTTGGATCTACATGGGCCTGGCGTGGCTGTCTCTATTCTTCAGCTGGAATGTAAACATGGTCGTGAAAGCTCACAAGGTGTTCAAGAACAGACGAAAACGGCGCCCCTCCTACGACGACGAACCAGAGTCTGAAGAAGATACCCCCAATTCAGACGTGGAGAGGCCCAGGGTTATCGATATTTTTAGCTTCTTATCGCAAAAAGACAATGACTACAGTACTGTTATCAAGGAAATCGGATTGCAAGCAAAACCAAGTGTCAATGACGTTTTCAATCGATCCAAGAGCTGCAGTGATATCGGAGCCATCAGCATCGAAACGCTGGACCACTCGCCACGACACAGATACCTGAAGAGCATTAGTGAAGTGTTCATAACCCCAAACAGTGATGAATGCCAAGAAAACTATACAACAGAGTGTGTGAAAGCCCAAGATGAACTCATCGAATGTAATGGGAAGAATGGTTTACCAAACGAAGGCATTATATTTACTGTGCCAACCTGTCCCAGATTCCCAGAGGTGTTCATAACCCCAAAGAGCGATGCCTGCCAAGAAAACTCTACAACGGGAGATACAGCAGAGTGTGTGAAAGCCCAAGATGAATTCATCGAATCTAAAGGGAAGAATGGTTTACCAAACGACGGCATTATATTTACTGTGCCAACCTCAGAAAGCACACAGGGAACCAGTGTGCAGCCAAATGACTGTGTAAATCGGTTTATCATTTCTAAAGTGGAAGAAGATGTGTTACTTGATAAAGATGAAAAGGGGTAA